A section of the Styela clava chromosome 9, kaStyClav1.hap1.2, whole genome shotgun sequence genome encodes:
- the LOC120339210 gene encoding tRNA (guanine-N(7)-)-methyltransferase-like produces MDTKLPRKKYYRQRAHSNPLGDHNFQYPVRPQDMDWSSIYPEYCNEANENNKYKVEVVDIGCGYGGLLIKLSPLLPNTLMLGMEIRVKVSDYVQDRIKALRKTSIDKGSKDFQNIACIRTNAMKHLPNFFSKGQIRKMFFLFPDPHFKKQKHKWRIISPTLLAEYAYVLDVGGKVYTITDVEEVHDWMVQHFTQHPLFERVGEEKLQNDECYKATFNSTEEGQKVERNSGDKFPAVFVRISNKS; encoded by the coding sequence ATGGATACAAAGCTGCCACGAAAAAAGTATTATCGTCAGAGAGCTCACTCCAATCCACTTGGGGACCATAATTTTCAATACCCGGTTAGACCGCAAGACATGGATTGGTCGAGTATTTACCCAGAGTATTGCAATGAAGCCAATGAAAATAACAAGTATAAGGTTGAAGTGGTAGATATTGGATGTGGATACGGTGGGCTGCTGATCAAACTATCCCCTTTATTACCAAATACTTTAATGCTTGGAATGGAAATACGTGTTAAAGTTTCAGATTATGTCCAAGACAGAATAAAAGCTCTTCGAAAAACATCGATCGATAAAGGATCTAAAGATTTCCAAAACATAGCATGTATTCGTACCAATGCGATGAAACatttgccaaattttttttcaaagggtcaaattcgaaaaatgttttttctttttcctgACCCACATTTCAAGAAACAAAAGCATAAATGGAGAATAATTAGTCCTACATTGTTAGCAGAATATGCCTATGTTCTCGATGTTGGAGGTAAAGTTTACACAATAACTGATGTTGAAGAGGTTCACGATTGGATGGTTCAACACTTCACCCAACATCCACTGTTTGAAAGAGTTGGCgaagaaaaattgcaaaatgatGAATGTTACAAGGCAACTTTCAACTCGACAGAAGAAGGACAAAAAGTTGAAAGAAATTCAGGAGATAAATTCCCAGCAGTTTTTGTCAGAATTTCTAACAAGAGCTGA
- the LOC120339211 gene encoding B-cell receptor-associated protein 31-like: MTFQWLVVSFFLYSEIGLCVLLCLPFIQPKRWQYVFKSRLLAFFVTYGNLYFGVFIAVLVLLFADAIREVRKYSIPNAQQVDLKNNPNAQDHVLMMLFRAQRNLYITGFALFMLVVLRRLTTLISDSATLIASNEAIKKQAESASKAAEALLKSKENKDGSDVDAVDVEELKKELDEVKEKLSDARKAETKAQNDLNAMKQQAEGVTREYDNLMEKFTELQNQVEGSGDKKDE, translated from the exons ATGACGTTTCAATGGTTAGTTGTGTCGTTTTTCTTATACTCTGAAATAGGATTGTGTGTGTTATTATGTCTACCATTTATTCAACCAAAGAG ATGGCAGTATGTTTTCAAATCTCGTCTGCTAGCATTTTTTGTGACATATGGTAACCTGTATTTTGGAGTGTTCATTGCGGTATTGGTGTTACTTTTTGCAG ATGCTATACGTGAAGTGCGAAAGTACTCTATTCCAAATGCTCAACAAGTGGATCTCAAAAATAATCCTAATGCACAGGATCATGTGTTGATGATGCTATTCAGAGCTCAGAGAAATTTGTACATCACTGGTTTTGCTTTGTTCATGCTGGT GGTTCTTCGTCGTCTCACTACATTAATTTCTGACTCTGCTACACTTATAGCAAGTAACGAAGCAATTAAAAAGCAAGCTGAAAGCGCAAGCAAAGCTGCAGAG GCGTTGCTGAAATCCAAGGAAAACAAAGATGGCAGTGATGTTGATGCGGTAGATGTAGAAGAGCTAAAGAAGGAACTTGATGAAGTGAAAGAAAAATTATCTGATGCTAGAAAAG CTGAAACGAAAGCACAGAATGACTTGAATGCAATGAAACAACAAGCTGAAGGTGTTACGAGAGAGTATGACAATCTAATGGAGAAGTTCACTGAACTGCAGAATCAAGTTGAAGGCAGTGGAGATAAAAAAGATGAATGA